A region from the Corylus avellana chromosome ca7, CavTom2PMs-1.0 genome encodes:
- the LOC132188694 gene encoding uncharacterized protein LOC132188694: protein MRRADRVSGREREPMLALEINLISAQNLKPPSANLRRMQTYALVWVDPSHKVRTRTDRIGGENPTWNDRFFFKVSPEFLSSETSAVSIEIYAVGCLRHHRIGTVRFLTGNFPPAVRSGSRIPAFTAVQIRRPSGRFQGVLNIAAAAFVGSDFPALDGRSAIGYREQVGESERRRRRRESWAYGDGLSVASCENSCAESGDISDGGESSTSSSSSASTVLKDWNGVRELAGTKGLRASDGAGLLCGLLMHRKFDFSPSDETGCLGWVPGHGKVNDGPDSF, encoded by the coding sequence ATGAGGAGAGCAGATAGGGTTTCGGGGCGAGAGAGAGAGCCCATGCTTGCCTTGGAGATCAACTTGATCTCAGCGCAGAATCTCAAACCCCCCTCCGCCAATCTACGCCGAATGCAAACCTACGCACTCGTCTGGGTAGACCCTAGCCACAAGGTCAGGACCCGAACCGACCGGATCGGCGGCGAGAACCCGACCTGGAACGACAGGTTCTTCTTCAAAGTCAGCCCGGAGTTCCTCTCCAGTGAGACCTCAGCCGTCTCCATCGAGATCTACGCCGTCGGTTGCCTCCGCCACCATCGGATCGGTACCGTCCGATTCCTTACCGGCAACTTCCCGCCCGCCGTCCGATCCGGCTCGAGGATCCCAGCCTTCACCGCCGTCCAGATCCGCCGCCCCTCCGGAAGATTCCAAGGTGTCTTGAACATCGCAGCAGCGGCGTTCGTCGGCTCCGATTTCCCAGCATTGGACGGAAGGTCCGCCATCGGATACCGCGAGCAAGTGGGAGAGTCCGAGCGGCGCCGGCGCCGGAGAGAGTCGTGGGCTTACGGCGATGGACTTTCCGTCGCGTCTTGCGAGAATTCTTGTGCAGAGTCGGGGGATATTTCGGACGGTGGTGAGTCTTCGACGTCGTCCTCGTCGTCGGCATCAACTGTGCTGAAAGACTGGAATGGGGTTAGAGAATTGGCGGGAACGAAGGGTTTGCGTGCATCGGACGGTGCTGGATTGCTGTGCGGCTTGTTGATGCATAGGAAATTTGATTTTAGCCCGTCGGATGAAACAGGGTGTCTTGGGTGGGTCCCAGGACATGGAAAGGTAAACGACGGTCCTGATTCGTTTTGA
- the LOC132188570 gene encoding F-box/kelch-repeat protein At3g61590, which translates to MEGESSWINHSFDDMKREIGEFDSFSELNDDGNQEATGVSLELMLPDDLLERILACLPIASIFRAGCVCKRWHEIVSSNKFFWNFSNVLSQKPWYFMFTSSEEPTGYAYDPILRKWYGIELPQIRAPDWSIASSCGLVGFMDTDSRSELYVCNPITKCWKKLEEPPGLKFPDYSALAISVNRISHGYNITVVKSKEVPGNFFQWDISIHIYDSETIMWTTSLTEVLAGWRGGDESVICDGVLYFLIYSTGSGGPENRHGLIAYNLSSRSSHGLLKRSFIPVPCPLTCGRLMSLKGKLVMVGGIGKQDRADIIKGIGIWVLNGREWQEIARMPHKFFQGFGEFDDVFASSGTDDLIYIQSYGAPALLIYDMNQKQWKWSQKCPVTKRFPLQLFTGFCFEPRLEIAP; encoded by the coding sequence ATGGAGGGAGAATCATCATGGATCAACCATAGTTTTGATGACATGAAAAGAGAGATTGGAGAGTTTGATTCATTCTCAGAGCTGAATGATGATGGCAATCAAGAAGCTACTGGAGTTTCTCTGGAGTTGATGCTGCCTGATGATCTGTTGGAACGGATCCTAGCCTGTCTTCCCATTGCAAGCATTTTCAGAGCAGGTTGTGTGTGTAAAAGGTGGCATGAGATTGTTAGTTCGAATAAGTTTTTTTGGAACTTTTCGAATGTCTTGTCACAAAAACCATGGTATTTTATGTTTACAAGCTCTGAAGAACCAACTGGTTATGCTTATGATCCCATCCTTCGGAAGTGGTATGGTATTGAACTCCCCCAAATCAGGGCACCCGATTGGTCCATTGCTTCGTCGTGTGGATTGGTTGGCTTCATGGACACTGACAGTAGAAGCGAGCTATATGTCTGCAACCCTATTACCAAATGCTGGAAGAAGCTTGAGGAGCCCCCAGGTTTGAAATTTCCTGATTACAGTGCGCTTGCTATCTCAGTGAACAGGATATCACATGGTTATAATATAACAGTAGTGAAATCTAAGGAAGTCCCTGGAAATTTTTTCCAGTGGGACATCTCAATTCATATTTATGATTCCGAAACAATTATGTGGACAACCTCTTTGACAGAGGTTTTAGCAGGGTGGAGAGGTGGTGATGAAAGTGTGATCTGTGATGGGGTTTTATACTTTCTGATTTATTCAACTGGGAGTGGTGGACCGGAAAATCGTCATGGCCTAATTGCATATAATCTTTCCAGCCGTTCTTCCCATGGTTTGTTGAAAAGGAGTTTTATTCCAGTACCTTGCCCTCTTACATGCGGCCGTCTAATGAGCCTAAAGGGGAAGCTGGTGATGGTTGGAGGAATTGGGAAACAAGATAGGGCTGACATTATTAAGGGGATTGGCATCTGGGTTCTAAATGGGAGGGAGTGGCAAGAGATTGCACGTATGCCTCATAAGTTTTTCCAAGGATTTGGGGAATTTGATGATGTTTTTGCTAGCAGTGGTACTGATGATCTCATATACATCCAGAGCTATGGAGCTCCAGCACTTCTTATCTATGATATGAACCAGAAGCAATGGAAATGGTCACAAAAGTGCCCTGTGACAAAGAGGTTCCCACTTCAGCTCTTTACTGGTTTTTGCTTTGAACCCAGGCTTGAAATTGCTCCCTAA